The Candidatus Woesearchaeota archaeon DNA window CCTCTATATCGCCAAGCACCAGAAGATAAGCAAGTGGCATGTGCTCACCGAGCATATCTCAATCACTGCTCTGGTGATCGTGGTGACATATTTTCTGGGTGCATGGGTAGCCACCTTATAATATAAAACCCAAAGCTGAGTTCTCAGCCTTCAAAATGCCAAAATCTCAGTGGATATCCCGGCAAATTTCAGCAATACTTATAAATCATATCTGATTATAAACTTGTATCATAATGATTGAGAGGGGCAGTCATGAAAAAAAAGGGGGAAAGACAATTTTTCTTAGAATCACTGAGAGGTAGGTATAAATGAAGGCTTTTCTTGGTGCAGACCATGGAGGCTTCAGGCTAAAAGAGAGGATCAAGGAACTCTTGACAGGCCAGAAAATCAACTTTGAGGACTTAGGGCCATACTCGCACGATCCAGAAGACGACTATGTAGATTATGCAGTCAAGGTTGCAGAAATGGTCAGGAAAACAGAAGGATCATTCGGCATACTAATCTGCAAGTCAGGGACAGGCATGGCATTAGCAGCGAACAAGATCAAAGGCATAAGAGCAGCCAAATGCACAGATGCCTATACTGCTAGGATGGCAAGGAGAGATGAGGATGCAAATGTCCTTGCACTCCGAAGCGAGAACACAAGCCCCAGACTGACCAAAAAGATCATCCTTACATTCCTTAAGACAAAGCCAAGCGATGCAAAGAGACATAAACGGAGACTTGACAAGATAAAAAGGCTTGAAAAGAGTTGAATCAGACCTGAATAAAAAGATCCGGAACAAAAAGGCTTGAAAAATGAAGGACAGACTATTGTTTTCAGTGATCGCCAAGGACCAGAAAGAGCTAGATGAATCCTTCAGGCAGATGAAGGACCACATCGACGCATTCCAGCTTGATATCATGGACGGAAAATGCGTCGAGAACACATCACTGGACTTCGATTTCGATATTCCTGAATCCGACGGCGTCCTTGAGGCTCACCTGATGGTGCAATACCCTCTCAGATGGCTTGACAAGCTGCCCGACAGAGTAAGCATAATCATATTCCACGTCGAATGCTCAGAAGACACAGAATATGTGATTGATAGAATCAGATCACGGGGCAAGAAAGCAGGCATAGCAATATGCCCCAGCACACACCTCAACACAATAGAGCCTTATCTCAGCAAAGTGGACCTTGTCCTCATAATGACAGTAAAGCCAGGAAGATACGGCTCCAAGTTCATCGAGGAGACACTCAGCAAAGTAAAGACACTGAGATCCAAGCATCCCGATCTCATCATTGAAGTTGACGGGGGGATCGATCCAGAAACCCTCAGGCTTGCTAAGCAGGCAGGCGCAAACAGATTCATTTCAGGATCCTACCTGAAGAAATCAGACGACAAAGCAAAAGCGGTCCAGGCTCTTCAGAGGATAATCAGGGGTGATACACATAATTGAGAACAATCTACAGGAACTGGCGAAGTTGATACGATACTATATCCTCATCTCAACAACAGAAGCAGGAAGCGGGCATCCCAGCACATGCCTCTCTGCAGCTGATCTGATGACAAACCTGTTCTTTGACAGTCACCTGAAAGCAGACCTGAACAGGCCAGGCAACCCAAACAATGACCGGATCATATTCTCAAAAGGGCATGCAGCGCCGCTTCTGTATTCGCTATATGCAGCAGCAGGCAAAGTCAGCGTAAAAGAACTGCTGAAGCTCAGGAAATTCAAGGGCCCGCTCGAAGGCCATCCGACACCTGCATTCAGATACACAGAAGCAGCAACAGGATCCCTCGGCCAGGGGCTCTCAATAGGCGTCGGCATGGCGCTAAATGCAAAATACCTGGACAAGCTCCCATACAAGACATTTGTGCTAATGGGGGACAGCGAGATGGCAGAAGGATCAGTATGGGAAGCAATGGCATTGGCATCCCATTATAAGCTGGACAATCTCATAGGCATAATCGATGTCAACAGGCTTGGGCAGAGAGGAGAGACATTATACGGCCACAGGATGAAGGAATACAAGAAGAAGGCTGCGAGCTTCGGATGGAAGCCGATCGTGATAGACGGGCACAACCCTGCCAAGATAAGCAAAGCCTTCAGGAAAGCCAGGAACTACACCGGAAAGCCAGTCATGATAATCGCGAAGACCATCAAAGGGAAAGGTGTCAGCTTCATAGAGGACAAAGAAGGATGGCATGGCAGAGCCCTCTCAAAGGATGAGCTCAAGCAAGCGCTTGAAGAGCTGGGACCAGTCAATCTCGAGATCATAGGGAAGGTCGAGATGCCTGAGAACCTCAAGCCTGACAGGACATTCAAGCCAAAGAAGGCTCC harbors:
- a CDS encoding RpiB/LacA/LacB family sugar-phosphate isomerase; translated protein: MKAFLGADHGGFRLKERIKELLTGQKINFEDLGPYSHDPEDDYVDYAVKVAEMVRKTEGSFGILICKSGTGMALAANKIKGIRAAKCTDAYTARMARRDEDANVLALRSENTSPRLTKKIILTFLKTKPSDAKRHKRRLDKIKRLEKS
- a CDS encoding ribulose-phosphate 3-epimerase; translated protein: MKDRLLFSVIAKDQKELDESFRQMKDHIDAFQLDIMDGKCVENTSLDFDFDIPESDGVLEAHLMVQYPLRWLDKLPDRVSIIIFHVECSEDTEYVIDRIRSRGKKAGIAICPSTHLNTIEPYLSKVDLVLIMTVKPGRYGSKFIEETLSKVKTLRSKHPDLIIEVDGGIDPETLRLAKQAGANRFISGSYLKKSDDKAKAVQALQRIIRGDTHN